The following proteins are encoded in a genomic region of Syngnathus acus chromosome 22, fSynAcu1.2, whole genome shotgun sequence:
- the nin gene encoding ninein isoform X3 translates to MDDVLEQDQYEERLKEVFDGFDGSRCGSLCPEELADLCLSLHLEDVAPALLDALLQGRDRITDRVDFEQFRDALILALSSGIEAPPTQQEVSSRPESPDIQPKFVKGSKRYGRRSKPDSLNTISDFCEDAHDQDEDDADGQDAKDNCDSAIPRKRERWNADQTSTEEYEAEGQMHLWNPDEPSPPRGCVSAALKEKIQEACEELAISWDGCAGRSDLLALCDHLGLEISADVLRGLNGDSWINVQEFVSMLLKHNKPATPSASTPYRQLKRQHSTQPFDEVGRRIANPSALMSAVATRLFSSLDDGTGFTPVESVIHAWMEDGVENSSEILQALNFNLDGKLSLCDLTVALENELLTTKNDIHQAALATFKAEIRHLLERVDSELSEKEKIRSDLEKAERLKTQLAAEVDEHHLSIERTNNLNLRKLEEEHQEKLAAVRSELMKEMDLIRQQAEQQCQELEAEVDNIKEDETFLREHLSISVKENRRLEMDLLDCSEKLMTAQSQVTKLQAGLDILRKEKFGDLDPSSADFLLQEERIKQLRLGYEEQCRELQDRVDELQSELRDFQSLGRPQQACSQPLSEELESKSPAVESDPGLGSEEVHPFISMSLEAEMMLEQQKEQHLRQMDDLRNQLESKINEFNAVVAQHEDQKTALALQHQQEVQAWREELAGVGSQEQELQSRLEVAQLERTRLEEETQEEASSFRWQLLEVESVAAEREEQVRNLQERNQDLLAEMEELRDQHASVVKENTEQLELRLKDREKKHQEEKDELEKRWMDCFEKEKELLRQSHQEELTARLDEARSGLEEEHVQTVKSLTEELQEQRARLDEQNNESLQALLEEAMLRLVKEQEEKESERTTQYEQREAKLKQEWERERLQLEEDYEDMLQESLDQERQKHQAEKEELEGLLDLKEEALREMAAKHAEERNALGTMLDKLRDDIAQERCELEQIKQEKVAAELLAENLNKEMSDLRSQSQRLQDENGMLADEKARSLADADQLKLQLAKLTKDDKQEVLTGTEKKELAACVRALEAELTKAVKDTVRLKNRNGELAQQVSHLEEKLMEADSMENHLSQLTEGRKDAAKETRCLRKQMAKFQERVKSMDDSLQSLSHQKACLRSDLRVMQQERDSLRQEVGVLHKQLQNAADKNHIMELALHEAGVQNPSRKLHRDNTLQPKEQDEKVSILSVKQQQHRHSQTMVLKALEKENASLKQELDAQKLLIKELAAKEGHAQLQEENEALKAEIARITEQFLKSFHVHFSGLLPTSPRRTTSVHCSDNAQDDQKPRMERMESRMKEIEASLRNVKLLLREKVAQLKEQVHKNSRADVLIRDLYVENGQLLKALEALERRRRTPEKTKRPAEDDTLELHTRVCGPNPPPLLSPSYNFNRV, encoded by the exons ATGGATGACGTCCTGGAGCAGGACCAGTACGAGGAGCGCCTGAAGGAAGTTTTCGATGGCTTCGACGGCAGCCGGTGCGGCTCGCTATGCCCGGAGGAGCTCGCCGACCTCTGCCTGTCGCTACACTTGGAGGACGTCGCCCCGGCCCTCCTGGATGCTCTGCTGCAGGGTCGGGACCGGATCACTGACCGG GTTGACTTTGAGCAGTTCAGGGATGCGTTGATTCTGGCGTTGTCATCTGGCATTGAAGCTCCACCAACGCAGCAGGAAGTCTCATCCAGACCAG AGTCGCCCGACATCCAACCAAAGTTTGTGAAAGGCAGCAAACGCTACGGCCGTCGCTCCAAACCGGATTCGCTCAACACCATTTCAGACTTTTGCGAAGACGCGCACGACCAAGACGAAGACGACGCAGACGGCCAGGACGCCAAGGACAACTGCGACTCGGCAATTCCGAGAAAGCGTGAG CGCTGGAACGCAGACCAAACGAGCACAGAAGAGTATGAAGCAGAAG GCCAGATGCATCTGTGGAACCCAGACGAGCCCAGTCCGCCTCGAGGATGTGTCTCGGCTGCCCTGAAGGAGAAAATCCAAGAGGCCTGCGAAGAGTTGGCCATTTCGTGGGACGGATGCGCCGGCCGCTCGGACCTGCTCGCCCTCTGCGATCATTTAGGCTTGGAG ATAAGTGCGGATGTCCTCCGTGGCCTAAATGGGGACTCGTGGATCAATGTTCAAGAATTTGTTTCCATGCTCTTGAAGCACAACAAGCCCGCCACCCCGTCGGCCTCCACTCCTTACCGCCAGCTGAAAAGACAACACTCCACTCAG CCCTTTGATGAGGTGGGCCGTCGGATCGCCAACCCCTCCGCCCTGATGAGCGCCGTCGCCACGCGTCTGTTCTCCTCGCTGGACGACGGCACCGGCTTCACTCCGGTCGAGTCCGTCATCCACGCCTGGATGGAGGACGGCGTGGAAAACAGCAGCGAGATCCTGCAG GCGTTAAATTTCAACCTCGACGGCAAGCTGAGTCTGTGCGACCTGACCGTGGCGCTGGAAAACGAACTCCTGACCACCAAGAACGACATCCACCAGGCGGCGCTGGCCACTTTCAAAGCGGAAATCAGACATCTCCT AGAGCGCGTCGACAGCGAGTTGAGTGAGAAGGAGAAAATCCGCTCAGACCTGGAAAAGGCAGAACGGCTTAAAACCCAGCTGGCCGCCGAGGTGGACGAGCATCACTTGTCAATCGAGCGCACAAACAATCTGAACCTCAG GAAGTTGGAGGAAGAGCACCAAGAGAAGCTGGCAGCAGTGCGCTCGGAGCTGATGAAGGAGATGGACCTGATCCGCCAGCAGGCGGAGCAGCAGTGCCAGGAACTGGAGGCGGAGGTGGACAACATCAAGGAGGACGAGACCTTCCTCAGGGAGCACCTCTCCATCTCGGTCAAG GAAAACCGACGTCTGGAGATGGACTTGCTGGACTGCAGTGAAAAACTGATGACTGCCCAAAGCCAAGTGACCAAACTGCAGGCCGGTTTGGACAttctgagaaaagagaag TTTGGTGACCTGGACCCCAGCAGTGCGGACTTCCTTCTGCAGGAGGAGCGCATCAAGCAGCTTCGGCTGGGCTACGAAGAGCAGTGCAGG GAATTGCAGGATCGCGTAGACGAGCTGCAGTCAGAGCTGCGGGACTTTCAGAGCTTGGGCCGACCTCAGCAGGCCTGCTCCCAGCCTCTCTCGGAGGAGCTGGAGAGCAAAAGCCCCGCCGTGGAGTCGGACCCGGGCCTCGGCTCAGAGGAAGTCCATCCCTTCATCAGTATGAGCCTGGAGGCAGAGATGATGCTGGAACagcagaaggagcagcactTGCGCCAAATGGATGACTTGAGGAACCAGCTGGAGAGCAAA ATCAATGAATTCAATGCTGTGGTTGCGCAACACGAGGACCAGAAGACTGCATTGGCTCTCCAGCACCAGCAGGAGGTCCAGGCATGGAGGGAGGAGCTGGCTGGTGTTGGCTCACAGGAGCAGGAGCTCCAGAGCCGACTCGAGGTGGCGCAGCTCGAGCGGACCCGTCTTGAGGAGGAGACGCAGGAGGAGGCGTCTTCGTTTCGGTGGCAGCTCCTCGAAGTGGAGAGTGTGGCCGCGGAACGGGAGGAGCAAGTGAGGAACCTGCAAGAGCGGAATCAGGATCTTCTTGCTGAGATGGAGGAGCTACGCGACCAGCACGCCAGTGTGGTCAAGGAGAACACGGAGCAGTTAGAACTCAGACTGAAGGACCGGGAGAAGAAACATCAGGAAGAGAAGGACGAGTTGGAGAAGAGGTGGAtggattgttttgaaaaagagaAGGAACTACTGagacaaagccatcaggaGGAGCTGACAGCCAGACTCGACGAGGCCAGGTCCGGTTTGGAGGAGGAACACGTCCAGACTGTGAAAAGCCTGACTGAGGAGTTGCAGGAGCAGCGAGCACGGCTGGACGAGCAGAACAACGAGTCCCTGCAGGCTCTGCTGGAGGAGGCCATGTTGAGGTTGGTCAAGGAacaggaggagaaggagagcgagagaacGACTCAATACGAGCAGCGGGAGGCCAAGCTCAAGCAGGAGTGGGAGCGGGAGAGGCTGCAGCTTGAGGAGGACTACGAGGACATGCTCCAGGAGAGCCTGGACCAGGAACGGCAGAAGCACCAGGCGGAGAAGGAGGAGCTGGAAGGCCTGCTGGACCTGAAGGAAGAGGCCCTGCGAGAGATGGCGGCTAAGCACGCCGAGGAGAGGAACGCGCTCGGCACAATGCTGGATAAGCTACGAGACGACATCGCTCAGGAAAG ATGTGAGCTGGAGCAGATCAAGCAGGAGAAGGTCGCCGCCGAACTTCTAGCAGAGAATCTCAACAAAGAG ATGTCCGACCTTCGCTCGCAAAGCCAGCGACTCCAGGACGAGAACGGGATGCTGGCGGACGAGAAGGCCCGCAGTCTGGCCGACGCCGACCAGCTCAAGCTGCAGTTGGCCAAGCTGACCAAAGACGACAAGCAGGAGGTGCTCACCGGCACAGAGAAGAAGGAG CTTGCAGCTTGCGTACGCGCTCTGGAGGCCGAGTTGACCAAAGCTGTGAAGGACACGGTCAGGCTGAAGAACAGGAACGGCGAGCTGGCCCAGCAGGTGTCTCACCTCGAGGAGAAG CTGATGGAGGCCGACTCGATGGAGAATCATCTCAGCCAACTGACGGAAGGGCGAAAGGATGCGGCGAAGGAGACAAGATGTCTTCGCAAACAAATGGCGAAATTCCAGGAGAGG GTGAAGAGCATGGACGACAGCCTTCAGTCCCTGAGTCATCAGAAGGCTTGCCTCCGCTCGGATCTCCGCGTCATGCAACAGGAGCGAGATTCCCTCCGCCAGGAAGTTGGCGTGCTGCACAAGCAACTGCAGAACGCCGCCGATAAG AACCATATCATGGAGCTGGCCTTGCATGAGGCGGGCGTCCAGAATCCCAGCAGGAAGCTCCACAGAGACAACACGCTCCAGCCCAAGGAACAAGACGAGAAG GTCAGCATCCTGTCCGTCAAGCAACAGCAGCACAGGCACAGCCAGACGATGGTCCTCAAAGCCTTGGAGAAGGAGAACGCCTCCCTCAAGCAGGAGCTGGATGCCCAAAAGCTGCTCATCAAG GAGCTCGCTGCTAAGGAAGGACATGCACAGCTGCAGGAGGAAAATGAGGCGCTCAAGGCCGAGATCGCTCGAATCACTGAACAATTCTTAAAG TCATTCCATGTTCACTTCTCCGGACTCCTGCCGACGTCGCCCCGCAGGACGACGAGTGTACATTGTTCCGACAACGCACag gacGACCAGAAGCCTCGGATGGAGCGTATGGAGTCACGAATGAAAGAAATTGAAGCATCTCTGCGTAATGTCAAGCTGCTTCTCAGGGAAAAAGTGGCTCAGCTCAAAGAACAG gtgcacaaaaacagcagagcGGACGTGCTCATCCGAGACTTGTACGTGGAGAACGGTCAGCTACTGAAGGCTTTGGAGGCTCTCGAGCGGCGACGCCGAACACCAGAGAAGACCAAGCGGCCGGCCGAGGACGACACCTTGGAGCTCCACACCAGAGTATGCGGTCCGAACCCCCCGCCTCTCCTCTCGCCATCTTACAACTTCAACCGTGTGTAA
- the nin gene encoding ninein isoform X2: MGRLLSRGMDDVLEQDQYEERLKEVFDGFDGSRCGSLCPEELADLCLSLHLEDVAPALLDALLQGRDRITDRVDFEQFRDALILALSSGIEAPPTQQEVSSRPESPDIQPKFVKGSKRYGRRSKPDSLNTISDFCEDAHDQDEDDADGQDAKDNCDSAIPRKRERWNADQTSTEEYEAEGQMHLWNPDEPSPPRGCVSAALKEKIQEACEELAISWDGCAGRSDLLALCDHLGLEISADVLRGLNGDSWINVQEFVSMLLKHNKPATPSASTPYRQLKRQHSTQPFDEVGRRIANPSALMSAVATRLFSSLDDGTGFTPVESVIHAWMEDGVENSSEILQALNFNLDGKLSLCDLTVALENELLTTKNDIHQAALATFKAEIRHLLERVDSELSEKEKIRSDLEKAERLKTQLAAEVDEHHLSIERTNNLNLRKLEEEHQEKLAAVRSELMKEMDLIRQQAEQQCQELEAEVDNIKEDETFLREHLSISVKENRRLEMDLLDCSEKLMTAQSQVTKLQAGLDILRKEKFGDLDPSSADFLLQEERIKQLRLGYEEQCRELQDRVDELQSELRDFQSLGRPQQACSQPLSEELESKSPAVESDPGLGSEEVHPFISMSLEAEMMLEQQKEQHLRQMDDLRNQLESKINEFNAVVAQHEDQKTALALQHQQEVQAWREELAGVGSQEQELQSRLEVAQLERTRLEEETQEEASSFRWQLLEVESVAAEREEQVRNLQERNQDLLAEMEELRDQHASVVKENTEQLELRLKDREKKHQEEKDELEKRWMDCFEKEKELLRQSHQEELTARLDEARSGLEEEHVQTVKSLTEELQEQRARLDEQNNESLQALLEEAMLRLVKEQEEKESERTTQYEQREAKLKQEWERERLQLEEDYEDMLQESLDQERQKHQAEKEELEGLLDLKEEALREMAAKHAEERNALGTMLDKLRDDIAQERCELEQIKQEKVAAELLAENLNKEMSDLRSQSQRLQDENGMLADEKARSLADADQLKLQLAKLTKDDKQEVLTGTEKKELAACVRALEAELTKAVKDTVRLKNRNGELAQQVSHLEEKLMEADSMENHLSQLTEGRKDAAKETRCLRKQMAKFQERVKSMDDSLQSLSHQKACLRSDLRVMQQERDSLRQEVGVLHKQLQNAADKNHIMELALHEAGVQNPSRKLHRDNTLQPKEQDEKVSILSVKQQQHRHSQTMVLKALEKENASLKQELDAQKLLIKELAAKEGHAQLQEENEALKAEIARITEQFLKSFHVHFSGLLPTSPRRTTSVHCSDNAQDDQKPRMERMESRMKEIEASLRNVKLLLREKVAQLKEQVHKNSRADVLIRDLYVENGQLLKALEALERRRRTPEKTKRPAEDDTLELHTRVCGPNPPPLLSPSYNFNRV, translated from the exons ATG GGCAGGCTGCTGTCCCGTGGGATGGATGACGTCCTGGAGCAGGACCAGTACGAGGAGCGCCTGAAGGAAGTTTTCGATGGCTTCGACGGCAGCCGGTGCGGCTCGCTATGCCCGGAGGAGCTCGCCGACCTCTGCCTGTCGCTACACTTGGAGGACGTCGCCCCGGCCCTCCTGGATGCTCTGCTGCAGGGTCGGGACCGGATCACTGACCGG GTTGACTTTGAGCAGTTCAGGGATGCGTTGATTCTGGCGTTGTCATCTGGCATTGAAGCTCCACCAACGCAGCAGGAAGTCTCATCCAGACCAG AGTCGCCCGACATCCAACCAAAGTTTGTGAAAGGCAGCAAACGCTACGGCCGTCGCTCCAAACCGGATTCGCTCAACACCATTTCAGACTTTTGCGAAGACGCGCACGACCAAGACGAAGACGACGCAGACGGCCAGGACGCCAAGGACAACTGCGACTCGGCAATTCCGAGAAAGCGTGAG CGCTGGAACGCAGACCAAACGAGCACAGAAGAGTATGAAGCAGAAG GCCAGATGCATCTGTGGAACCCAGACGAGCCCAGTCCGCCTCGAGGATGTGTCTCGGCTGCCCTGAAGGAGAAAATCCAAGAGGCCTGCGAAGAGTTGGCCATTTCGTGGGACGGATGCGCCGGCCGCTCGGACCTGCTCGCCCTCTGCGATCATTTAGGCTTGGAG ATAAGTGCGGATGTCCTCCGTGGCCTAAATGGGGACTCGTGGATCAATGTTCAAGAATTTGTTTCCATGCTCTTGAAGCACAACAAGCCCGCCACCCCGTCGGCCTCCACTCCTTACCGCCAGCTGAAAAGACAACACTCCACTCAG CCCTTTGATGAGGTGGGCCGTCGGATCGCCAACCCCTCCGCCCTGATGAGCGCCGTCGCCACGCGTCTGTTCTCCTCGCTGGACGACGGCACCGGCTTCACTCCGGTCGAGTCCGTCATCCACGCCTGGATGGAGGACGGCGTGGAAAACAGCAGCGAGATCCTGCAG GCGTTAAATTTCAACCTCGACGGCAAGCTGAGTCTGTGCGACCTGACCGTGGCGCTGGAAAACGAACTCCTGACCACCAAGAACGACATCCACCAGGCGGCGCTGGCCACTTTCAAAGCGGAAATCAGACATCTCCT AGAGCGCGTCGACAGCGAGTTGAGTGAGAAGGAGAAAATCCGCTCAGACCTGGAAAAGGCAGAACGGCTTAAAACCCAGCTGGCCGCCGAGGTGGACGAGCATCACTTGTCAATCGAGCGCACAAACAATCTGAACCTCAG GAAGTTGGAGGAAGAGCACCAAGAGAAGCTGGCAGCAGTGCGCTCGGAGCTGATGAAGGAGATGGACCTGATCCGCCAGCAGGCGGAGCAGCAGTGCCAGGAACTGGAGGCGGAGGTGGACAACATCAAGGAGGACGAGACCTTCCTCAGGGAGCACCTCTCCATCTCGGTCAAG GAAAACCGACGTCTGGAGATGGACTTGCTGGACTGCAGTGAAAAACTGATGACTGCCCAAAGCCAAGTGACCAAACTGCAGGCCGGTTTGGACAttctgagaaaagagaag TTTGGTGACCTGGACCCCAGCAGTGCGGACTTCCTTCTGCAGGAGGAGCGCATCAAGCAGCTTCGGCTGGGCTACGAAGAGCAGTGCAGG GAATTGCAGGATCGCGTAGACGAGCTGCAGTCAGAGCTGCGGGACTTTCAGAGCTTGGGCCGACCTCAGCAGGCCTGCTCCCAGCCTCTCTCGGAGGAGCTGGAGAGCAAAAGCCCCGCCGTGGAGTCGGACCCGGGCCTCGGCTCAGAGGAAGTCCATCCCTTCATCAGTATGAGCCTGGAGGCAGAGATGATGCTGGAACagcagaaggagcagcactTGCGCCAAATGGATGACTTGAGGAACCAGCTGGAGAGCAAA ATCAATGAATTCAATGCTGTGGTTGCGCAACACGAGGACCAGAAGACTGCATTGGCTCTCCAGCACCAGCAGGAGGTCCAGGCATGGAGGGAGGAGCTGGCTGGTGTTGGCTCACAGGAGCAGGAGCTCCAGAGCCGACTCGAGGTGGCGCAGCTCGAGCGGACCCGTCTTGAGGAGGAGACGCAGGAGGAGGCGTCTTCGTTTCGGTGGCAGCTCCTCGAAGTGGAGAGTGTGGCCGCGGAACGGGAGGAGCAAGTGAGGAACCTGCAAGAGCGGAATCAGGATCTTCTTGCTGAGATGGAGGAGCTACGCGACCAGCACGCCAGTGTGGTCAAGGAGAACACGGAGCAGTTAGAACTCAGACTGAAGGACCGGGAGAAGAAACATCAGGAAGAGAAGGACGAGTTGGAGAAGAGGTGGAtggattgttttgaaaaagagaAGGAACTACTGagacaaagccatcaggaGGAGCTGACAGCCAGACTCGACGAGGCCAGGTCCGGTTTGGAGGAGGAACACGTCCAGACTGTGAAAAGCCTGACTGAGGAGTTGCAGGAGCAGCGAGCACGGCTGGACGAGCAGAACAACGAGTCCCTGCAGGCTCTGCTGGAGGAGGCCATGTTGAGGTTGGTCAAGGAacaggaggagaaggagagcgagagaacGACTCAATACGAGCAGCGGGAGGCCAAGCTCAAGCAGGAGTGGGAGCGGGAGAGGCTGCAGCTTGAGGAGGACTACGAGGACATGCTCCAGGAGAGCCTGGACCAGGAACGGCAGAAGCACCAGGCGGAGAAGGAGGAGCTGGAAGGCCTGCTGGACCTGAAGGAAGAGGCCCTGCGAGAGATGGCGGCTAAGCACGCCGAGGAGAGGAACGCGCTCGGCACAATGCTGGATAAGCTACGAGACGACATCGCTCAGGAAAG ATGTGAGCTGGAGCAGATCAAGCAGGAGAAGGTCGCCGCCGAACTTCTAGCAGAGAATCTCAACAAAGAG ATGTCCGACCTTCGCTCGCAAAGCCAGCGACTCCAGGACGAGAACGGGATGCTGGCGGACGAGAAGGCCCGCAGTCTGGCCGACGCCGACCAGCTCAAGCTGCAGTTGGCCAAGCTGACCAAAGACGACAAGCAGGAGGTGCTCACCGGCACAGAGAAGAAGGAG CTTGCAGCTTGCGTACGCGCTCTGGAGGCCGAGTTGACCAAAGCTGTGAAGGACACGGTCAGGCTGAAGAACAGGAACGGCGAGCTGGCCCAGCAGGTGTCTCACCTCGAGGAGAAG CTGATGGAGGCCGACTCGATGGAGAATCATCTCAGCCAACTGACGGAAGGGCGAAAGGATGCGGCGAAGGAGACAAGATGTCTTCGCAAACAAATGGCGAAATTCCAGGAGAGG GTGAAGAGCATGGACGACAGCCTTCAGTCCCTGAGTCATCAGAAGGCTTGCCTCCGCTCGGATCTCCGCGTCATGCAACAGGAGCGAGATTCCCTCCGCCAGGAAGTTGGCGTGCTGCACAAGCAACTGCAGAACGCCGCCGATAAG AACCATATCATGGAGCTGGCCTTGCATGAGGCGGGCGTCCAGAATCCCAGCAGGAAGCTCCACAGAGACAACACGCTCCAGCCCAAGGAACAAGACGAGAAG GTCAGCATCCTGTCCGTCAAGCAACAGCAGCACAGGCACAGCCAGACGATGGTCCTCAAAGCCTTGGAGAAGGAGAACGCCTCCCTCAAGCAGGAGCTGGATGCCCAAAAGCTGCTCATCAAG GAGCTCGCTGCTAAGGAAGGACATGCACAGCTGCAGGAGGAAAATGAGGCGCTCAAGGCCGAGATCGCTCGAATCACTGAACAATTCTTAAAG TCATTCCATGTTCACTTCTCCGGACTCCTGCCGACGTCGCCCCGCAGGACGACGAGTGTACATTGTTCCGACAACGCACag gacGACCAGAAGCCTCGGATGGAGCGTATGGAGTCACGAATGAAAGAAATTGAAGCATCTCTGCGTAATGTCAAGCTGCTTCTCAGGGAAAAAGTGGCTCAGCTCAAAGAACAG gtgcacaaaaacagcagagcGGACGTGCTCATCCGAGACTTGTACGTGGAGAACGGTCAGCTACTGAAGGCTTTGGAGGCTCTCGAGCGGCGACGCCGAACACCAGAGAAGACCAAGCGGCCGGCCGAGGACGACACCTTGGAGCTCCACACCAGAGTATGCGGTCCGAACCCCCCGCCTCTCCTCTCGCCATCTTACAACTTCAACCGTGTGTAA